The genome window GAAGCGGCAGCGGAAGTGCATCCCGGCGGCGATCTGGTTCCGCTTTCGAGTGAGGCATGGTTGGAGCGATGGCAACGTTTTCGCAGGAAGCATCCTCATTTCGCAGATCACGCGATGTGACGCGAATCGTGCGCCTGCCTTCGCGCACAAAATGCAGCTTAAATGTTGACTGACACTTTCGTTCCGCCGATTCTAACCGCGTTGGCAGGATAGCTCAGTTGGTAGAGCAGAGGACTGAAAATCCTTGTGTCCCCGGTTCGATTCCGGGTCCTGCCACCACCTTTTTCTCACGCGTTGTCCTAGTTCCCCCGGCGGCATGGTTTGCTGCATTGGTGTCGATGCTAAGGACTGGGATCCACCTGTGTTCCACGGGTGAGTTGCAGCCAGAAGCGGCTGCCTTCGCCAGGGCGCGATTCCACTCCAAACGTTCCACCCATCCGTTCAACGGCTTTGCGCACGATGGCGAGACCGATTCCCGTGCCTTCATATTCCTGTTCCGTGTGCAACCGATGGAAAATGCCAAAAATGTGATCGTGAAATTTTTCGTCGATGCCGATCCCGTTGTCCTGAATCCACAAACGCACCTCGTTGTTAATCGGCTCGGTCCAGACCCGCACGTCGGGTTTGGTCCCGCGCGGGACGAACTTGACTGCATTCGTCAACAGGTTGGACACGCATTGTGTCAACGACGCTTCGTGTCCCATCACGGGCAAGAGCGGTTCTTCGATGTGGATATTGCTTGCGGCGGGTTGAAGTTCAGGCCGCTCCTGGATTGTCTGCTGGATGACGCGCTGCAGGTCGACGGCTTGAAGCGTCACTGCCTGCCGGATGACGCGGCTGTAGGTGAGCACGTCCTGGATCAAATGGTCGAGCCGTTCGGCAGCCGCTTTGATGCGGTTCATGTAGTCGCGACCGGCAGGGCCCACGGCGTCGCCGTATTGCGCCAGGAGAATCTGTGAGAAGCTGCTCATGGCCCGCAACGGGGCGCGCATGTCGTGCGAGAGGCTGTAGGAAAATGCCTCATGCTCGGCGATGCTTTCCTGAAGCTTCGCGGTGCGCACGGCGACGACTTCCTCGAGATGTTCCTGCGCCGCGCGCAGTTCGTCCTCCATTTTCTTTCGTTCCGTCAGATCGCGCGCGACCTTTGCGAAACCTTTCAGCTCACCGCGTTCGTTCAAAACCGGGCGAACCGCGCCGCTCACGTAGAAGCGGCTGCCATCCTTGCGGACATGCCAGCGCTCGTCGACTGCGGTGAATGGCGGTGGAGCGTTCCTGTTGAGGAACTCCATTCCGTTGATCTTCGGGGGTGTACAACAGCACGTCGGCGGATTGCCCGATGATTTCGCCTTCTGAAAATCCAAAAACGCGTTCTGCTCCCGGGTTCCAATCGGTGACACGGCCCTCGGTGTCCGTGGTGAAGATCCCCGCGTCTTTCACATTTTCCCAAATCAGCCGAAACCGCTGGGCGCCCTCCTCAACCTGCTGCGCCTGTTCCTGGAATGCACGATCCAGGCGAATGCGTTCCTTGGCGATCGACACATAATGCGCGAGGCTGCGGATCATCTCGAGATCCTCAGGCGCGAATGTATCCCTTTGCCGGGAACCGAAGGCGAGGGTGCCGATCACGCGGGAGCCGATCAGGAGCGGATGGCAAACGTACGCGCGGATGCCGAGGTCCTTGATCAATCCGATGTCCGGGGCGTCGGATGCCTGCACGTGCTCGACAACAATCGGCTCATTCTGCATGGGCTTTCCGCCGCAGAACGCCTCCCGAAAATCGATGCGTTGAATGCGCGCTGCGATGTCATCCGGCACGCCACCGCAGACGTCGAGGCGCGCGGTCTGGTTCGGCTCAACCACCATGAAGTTAAAAAACGCGTCAAGCTTCAGGTCGTTGGCGATTTGCTGGAAGAGGTCGCGCACGAGCGCGTCTGGATCATCTGCCAATAAAAGCTTTCCCGAGAACTCTGCCAGCCGCCGAAGCCGCGCGTTTTGTGCTTCGAGCGCCAATTCAACATTCTTGCGCTGGATGCTTTGCGCGACGATGTCAGCCACGGCGGCCAGAGTTCCAAGCATGTCGTCGGGCAATGCCTCCCGCGCGAAGAGTGCCAGCACTCCGAGAACGTTTCCTTCAACGAGCAGGGGATAGCCCGCAAACGCGACGAGGCCTTCCCGGCGTGCCCACTCGGGATCGCTGATCCTTGGATCGTGGAGCACGTCATTTGTGAGATGCGGGCGGCCTTCCTTCGCGATGCGGCCGATCTTAAGCTCACCAACCCGCACTCGCGAATGCGGGCCGTCGAGATGAGTGTACATTCCCGCGCTGGCATGAAGCTCCAGCGTTTGTGTTGCTGCGTCGAGCAGCCACACGCGTGCGAACGCCGCGGGAAGGTGTCGCATGATGGCTTCGGCGCAAATTTGGGCAATCTCGGAGGCGGATGCCCGCGGCTGCGTCAGAGCCACCCCGACATCGGCCCGCAGCGCAGAGAGCGCGGTCATTCGAGTCTCCCGCGCCTGAAGGGCTCGGCGATGGGTGATGTCACGGAGAATCTTTAAAAATCCGCGAATCTCTCCGAGATCGTTCCGCATGGCGTGCATGAAGCCGCTCGCGAAGAAGCGGGTGCCATCGTTTCGAACCATCCAGCAATCATCCTCGGCGCGTCCATCCCTCTGGACGCGCTCCAGCTCCCGTTCGAGAACATTCCTGGCGATGTTTTCGGGTGTCATTAGGACGTCCATGGGCCGGCCCACAATTTCGTTCGCGGGATATCCGAAGACTTTCTCCGCACCCGGATTCCAGCTGGTCACCCGGCGGCGCAAATCAAATGTAATGATCGCGATGTCGACGGCACTTTCGACTGCCAATCGGCAGTAGTCGCCCAGATCGGAATCATCGACCGATCCGGCGGGTGCCGAACGGTCATGGGTGGGATTTGGCGTGCCGTTCATGTGGAATCCGCTCCTCGTCCAAGCTGGCTGGGTGTGCGTGTCGTTTGGATCACTCTAAGATCGTGTGAACACCTGTTCAATGAGGTGATTCCCGTCTTTCCGCACCCCGGCCAGAAAAGGGCTGCACTGCGGAATACGCCTACTGGCACGCGCAGATTGAAATGCTAATTTCGATTCATTCTTAAGGTGAACGAGAAAAACTCCAGCGAGGTCAATCGTTTGGGAAAGCCTGTCGCCGGCGCGTTGAGCGTGTGGTGCGTGGTGTGGCTGGTTGTGTTCGCGAAAACATTTGTCGAGCTCACGTGGCGGCTGGCCTGCGAGTTGAACGGGATTTCCGTTCCGCTGCTCATGGCTCCGTGTTTCTGGATCTGGTGCCTGGTCTTCGCGTTCGTCCTATGCGTGGTGCATCGGCTGGCGACGATGCCGTGGGTGACCTTCGAAAAGAGCTTGAATCGCAGAAAAGCGGCAGTGCTGATTGCCACGATTCCCGCGTTGTTCTGGGTGCTTCTGACCGAATTGATCCCTTACATCTATCCTGCCGTGTCGGGCACCTTGAGAATCGTTCCGGTTCTTGGCGGGCCTGCGGGTTTGCTGCTGTAGGCCATTCGCATTCCCGGCGATGGCCATCCCCCGTCTTGGCATGCCTTAACGTTGAACCCGCCGCCGCGCTTCTGCGATGCGGCGCTGGCTTGTTTCGCGCGGACCACGGCACCATACTTCAGCCAATGTTCCGGACCCTCGCCCGCATTTTGCGGCAACCTTCGCAGCGACGCGCCGCGTGGTGGCTCGTTTTGCTGTTCCTTGTCTGGACGGGCATGCCCTGCCGCGCGGTGGTGTTGTGGGCGGATCTGGGTTCGACGCTTGCACAAAATACCGGGGATGGAACCGATATCCTGGGCGGGGTGGTTCACCAAGACAATGGCTCTTCGGGAACGCTCTATTTTCGCTTCCGAATCTCGCCGTTGTCGGATGTAACCACTGAAGAGTTTTTCGCCGCATTCCAATTTTTCGAAAAAGGAACGGGCCGCCTGGCTGTCGGCAATTCGCTGAAGGCATGGGCCTACAGCGCGTTCAATACTTCCGCGCAGGGCGAGGGAAATTCCGTGCCCGGAGACATCGACCTGCGATCGATGCGTCCTGATCCTTCAGCCAGCGTGGGCGTGCCGCTTCCGTACGAACTGCCAAGGCGGGGGATCGAGAATGTCATTGTCATCAAAGTCACGTTTGTTCCGGACGCTGACGACAAGGTTGTGGTCTGGTTGAATCCTGACTTGAGCCATGGTTCGCTTGAGGCCGATCAGCGCACCGAACTCACGACGGATTTCACGGCAAATGCTTCGTTCGATGAATTGCGCATTCGTCACGGTGGCGCGGGAGACGGGTGGGTGTTCAGCGAGATGGCGGTTGCCACGGCGTTCGAAGATTTTGTGAGCGGCCTTGAGGTCGTCGAACCGGATGCCGGTGCGGACTCGATTGCCGGCCATAGTCCCGTGACCGTGCGAGTCTGGCAACGAGAGCAGGGGCTGCCGCAGAATTCGGTGCGGGCGCTGGCGCAAACGCGTGAAGGATATTTGTGGGTGGCGGGGGAGGAGGGCGTCAGCAGGTTCGATGGCACGCGCTTCGTGACTTATTCAACGCAGGACGGATTGCCCGCGCAACCCGTGCAGGTGTTGCTGGCTGATGCGAGCGGGCAGCTCTGGGCAGGAACGGCGGGCGGCGGACTCGCGGCCTGGCGCGACGGACGTTTCACGAATTACACAACGGCACAAGGCCTCGCATCTGATTCAATTCTCGCGCTGGCGGAGGATGCAGGCGGTGATTTATGGGTGGGCACGGATTCCGGTTTGAGCCGCATTCGGAGTGGAAAACTGGCGACCGCCGGGCCGGAATTCTTCAAGGGGCAATCCGTGACCGCGCTCACATCTACGGGCGGGGGCGAGATCGTGGCGGCAGTCCGCGGGATGGGCCTGTTCCGATACACGAACGACACGCTTGTTCCCGTGGCGCAATCCGCTGCCGTTGCAGCCTTGCTGAAGGATGTCCATTGCCTGCTGGAAGACACGGCCGGACGGATCTGGGTCGGCGCGGGAGACGATATTGTTCTTTGCCGTGAGCGTGATGAATGGCGCCGATATCGCGTGCCGCGTTCCGTGCGGCGTCCTGTTGTGACCTCGCTCGTTCAGGCTCCTGATGGTGCCGTGTGGGCAAGCTCGCTCGGGGAGGGATTGATTGAATTTCGCAACGGCAAGCTGGCTGCGTTCAACGCATCGATGGGATTGTCCGACAACTTTGTCGGCGCGCTGATCGTGGACCAGGAAGGAAATCTTTGGGTTGGGACCACTGCAGGATTGAACCGCGTGCGCCGCAGTCAGCTGGTGGTTTTTGGGCGCGGGGATGGCCTTGGCATCGGGCCGATCCAGGGCCTTGCAGAACTGGCGCCCGGCGTGGTCTGGACCGCAAAACCTGGAGACGGATTATTCGGTTGGACAGGGCGCTCATTCACTCGAATCGGCAGCGCAAACGCCTTGCTGCGCGGCGCGGCGGTAAACTCGATCCTTGTGTCCAGTGACACCCAATGCTGGGTCGCCACGACATCCGGACTGATGCATTTCGCAGAACCGTTGAATCGAGAAGCCAGTCCCGCCTTCGTGGTCAGTGGCGCAGATGTGATAGCCGTGCTCGAATCCCGCGATCAGACGATTTGGATTGGGGCGCGCAATGGCGGGCTCTGGCATCGGACGGGCGGCCGCTGGCTGCCCAAGAGCAGTTGGGCGCGATCCATAACCTGTCTGGCGCAAGGCCGCGATGGACAGCTGTGGATTGGCACGGACGGGCAGGGAGTGATCCCGTTCGATTCCGGATCTGCTGCCATCAACAAGGGAGCGGGGTTGCTGAGCGACACGATCAGGACGTTGTACGATGATGGTGCGGGGACGTTGTGGATTGGCACGGCCGCGGGTGGACTTGCCCGATGGCGCGACAACCGCTTGAGCAATTTCACCACGCGGGAAGGCCTTCCAGACAACACAATTTCCCAGATCGTTGAGGACGATTCCGGACGGTTATGGGTGGGAAGCAATCGCGGGCTTGCGGGTATCAGCAAGCGCGAGCTGGACGACGTTGCAGCGGGAAGGGCGGCCGCGCTGTATCCTGTGCTTTATGGACGCCCGGAGGGAATGCCGTCGGAGGAGTGCACTGGCGGTTACTCGCCCGCGGGAATGAAGACTGGATCGGGAAAGTTGTGGTTTGCGACCAGTTCAGGGATCGCGGTGGCCGACCCGCAGAAGCACCAGGCCGATGCCCCGCCGCCGGTTGTGCGGCTTGAGGAAGTATTCATAGATGGATCTGCCGTTGAGTTTCGCCACGCGTTGAATCGCTCACCCGCTCCGTCGCAGGCAGAACCGTTGAGAATCGCTCCCGGGAAAAAACGAATTGAATTTCATTACGCCGGCCTCAGCTTCGCCGCCCCGGATCGCGTGCGGTTCCGCTACCGGCTGGTTGGTGCGGATCCTGACTGGGTGGAAGCGGGCACGCGGCGCTCGGTTTTCTACGGATACCTCCCGCCAGGAGATTATCGGTTTGAGGTGAAGGCGTGCAGCGGCGCAGGTGCGTGGAACGAGCTGGCCCTCAGCCTGCCGTTGCAGGTGCAGCGGCGTTTTTATCAATCCTACTGGTTTCTCGGTGCGCTGGCGTTTGGCGGGATCCTGTTCGCTGGAGCGATGGCGCGCCTCGTTGAACGCCGCAAGCATCAGGCGCGGCTGCGTTCACTGGAGCAGGAGCGGGCGGTGGCGCGCGAACGCGCGCGGATTGCGCAGGATCTGCATGATGACCTGGGCTCCTCGCTCACGCGCATTTCGCTGCTGAGCGATTCATTGAAGGAGGATGTTGGGCATGCAAGTCCGCTCGAGCCGAAGGTGGCGAGGATTTCGCAGGCATCCGCCCAGACGGTGCGCGCCCTTGAAGAAATTGTATGGGCGCTGCGACCGGGGAGCGACACCGTCGAAAGCCTCGTCGAATACATTTCGCATGTCGCGCACGAGTTGTTTGACGGGGAACGAACGAAATGCAGGCTGAGCTTTCCATCTGACATTCCCGGCCAGAGGCTGCCACCGGAAGTCCGACACAACATCTTCCTCGTGGTGAAGGAGGCGCTCACGAACGCGCTGAAACATGCGCGCGCCAGCGAAGTGGTTGTGCAGGGGGAATTCGATGACGGCAGGCTTCTTCTCAAGGTGAGCGATGACGGCCAGGGCTGGAACCCGGATCACGCCGCTACTCATCGAAACGGGTTGAACAATATGCGGCGGCGCGCTGAAGAGATGGGAGGAATGCTGGAGGTGGATTCACGCCCGGGTGCGGGAACGCGCGTGACCCTGACAGTGAACGTTCCCGGCCAGGCTCCGATTCTCGGGAAGAAAGGCGAATAGCGAGTTATGGCGGGCTCCGAAACAATCAAGGTATCCATTGTCGATGACGACGACGGAATTCGTGCCGGCCTGGTGTCGTTGATTCGGCGGGCGAGCGACATGCGGCTCACGGGCGATTACGGGCTGCCCGAAGTTGCGCTTAAGGAACTTCCGCTTCATCCGCCCGACGTCGTGTTAATGGATATCAACATGCCGGGGAAGCAGGGGGTCGAATGCGTTCGCCAGTTGAAAAGCGTGGTTCCGCGGGTGCAGTTTCTCATGCTGACTGTATACGAGGACAGCGATTCTCTCTTCAATTCCCTCAAGGCAGGCGCGAGCGGCTACCTTCTTAAACGCACTGCATCCAGGCATCTCCTCGACGCAATTCGGGACGTGCATGCAGGCGGTTCACCTTTGTCGCCGCAACTTGCCCGCCGGGTCGTGATGTTCTTCAACCAGGCGCCTGCAGTGGATTCCGAGGTGGCGAAGCTCACGGCGGGTGAACGCGAATTTCTGGATCAATTGGCAAAGGGATATGCGTACAAGGAAATTGCCGATCGCATGAAGATCAGCATCGACACGGTTCGCAGCTACGTGAGGACGGTTTATGAGAAACTGCATGTTCACTCGCGAACCGAGGCTGTTGTGAAGTACTTGAAAGGGTAGCCATTGCTGTGAAGGGAGCGTGGCGTTCACGCCGCTTGACCCGCGTATTGAACGGCGCGCGACGAAATTTCCGTGAGTGGCGCACGTTTGCCGCTGAAGGCCGGCTGATGCAAGTGCCCGGCCGCTAAACGAAAAACCGCCGGACGCGTGAGGCGTCCGGCGGTTTCGTTATCGTCCTGCGACTATGGACTCATGTCGATCAGGCGGAAGAACTGCATGCTTTCACTCGCCGGCATGTTCGTCGAATTCGCGCCATCGCTCGCCGCGTGGTTGACCCAATTGGTCGTAGTCAGATCGGTGGTGGACTGCAACTGCACACACTTCATTCCCATCCATTGCAGCTGCACCTGGCCGGGCGAACCGGGAACGGCAACGAGCGCGCCGAACTTGGTTTCTGTTCGCAACGCACTGTTGGAATTCGTGCCAATCCACATATCCGTCGGCATCGTGTAATTGGTCACTCCTGCCGCAGAGCGGATGAAGCGGACGTGATTCGTGCCAAAACCCGCTTCGTTGTCCTCTGTGTTCATGGAGTATTTGTAGGTGACCATGACATTGTTCCCGGGCGGAACCGGAACCGTGATGCTGTAGATGTCGCCATTCTTGTTCATGCGATAGGGCTCGGCGGCAGACGGACTGCCCCATGCCCACCAGCTCAGGAAATCGCCATTCAGGAAAACTTCCTGTGTGCCGTCATAGACCGGGGTTCCAGAGGTGCCAACAGCGCCAGCCATGTTGACGCTGAAGGTGACGTAATTCGTTTCCTCGACCATGTCGCATATATCGACGTCGTTGAAGAACACGGGACCGTTGGTCTGGACCGTGGCAGTGATGTTCACCTGG of Verrucomicrobiia bacterium contains these proteins:
- a CDS encoding ATP-binding protein, which codes for MSGAVRPVLNERGELKGFAKVARDLTERKKMEDELRAAQEHLEEVVAVRTAKLQESIAEHEAFSYSLSHDMRAPLRAMSSFSQILLAQYGDAVGPAGRDYMNRIKAAAERLDHLIQDVLTYSRVIRQAVTLQAVDLQRVIQQTIQERPELQPAASNIHIEEPLLPVMGHEASLTQCVSNLLTNAVKFVPRGTKPDVRVWTEPINNEVRLWIQDNGIGIDEKFHDHIFGIFHRLHTEQEYEGTGIGLAIVRKAVERMGGTFGVESRPGEGSRFWLQLTRGTQVDPSP
- a CDS encoding two-component regulator propeller domain-containing protein; translation: MFRTLARILRQPSQRRAAWWLVLLFLVWTGMPCRAVVLWADLGSTLAQNTGDGTDILGGVVHQDNGSSGTLYFRFRISPLSDVTTEEFFAAFQFFEKGTGRLAVGNSLKAWAYSAFNTSAQGEGNSVPGDIDLRSMRPDPSASVGVPLPYELPRRGIENVIVIKVTFVPDADDKVVVWLNPDLSHGSLEADQRTELTTDFTANASFDELRIRHGGAGDGWVFSEMAVATAFEDFVSGLEVVEPDAGADSIAGHSPVTVRVWQREQGLPQNSVRALAQTREGYLWVAGEEGVSRFDGTRFVTYSTQDGLPAQPVQVLLADASGQLWAGTAGGGLAAWRDGRFTNYTTAQGLASDSILALAEDAGGDLWVGTDSGLSRIRSGKLATAGPEFFKGQSVTALTSTGGGEIVAAVRGMGLFRYTNDTLVPVAQSAAVAALLKDVHCLLEDTAGRIWVGAGDDIVLCRERDEWRRYRVPRSVRRPVVTSLVQAPDGAVWASSLGEGLIEFRNGKLAAFNASMGLSDNFVGALIVDQEGNLWVGTTAGLNRVRRSQLVVFGRGDGLGIGPIQGLAELAPGVVWTAKPGDGLFGWTGRSFTRIGSANALLRGAAVNSILVSSDTQCWVATTSGLMHFAEPLNREASPAFVVSGADVIAVLESRDQTIWIGARNGGLWHRTGGRWLPKSSWARSITCLAQGRDGQLWIGTDGQGVIPFDSGSAAINKGAGLLSDTIRTLYDDGAGTLWIGTAAGGLARWRDNRLSNFTTREGLPDNTISQIVEDDSGRLWVGSNRGLAGISKRELDDVAAGRAAALYPVLYGRPEGMPSEECTGGYSPAGMKTGSGKLWFATSSGIAVADPQKHQADAPPPVVRLEEVFIDGSAVEFRHALNRSPAPSQAEPLRIAPGKKRIEFHYAGLSFAAPDRVRFRYRLVGADPDWVEAGTRRSVFYGYLPPGDYRFEVKACSGAGAWNELALSLPLQVQRRFYQSYWFLGALAFGGILFAGAMARLVERRKHQARLRSLEQERAVARERARIAQDLHDDLGSSLTRISLLSDSLKEDVGHASPLEPKVARISQASAQTVRALEEIVWALRPGSDTVESLVEYISHVAHELFDGERTKCRLSFPSDIPGQRLPPEVRHNIFLVVKEALTNALKHARASEVVVQGEFDDGRLLLKVSDDGQGWNPDHAATHRNGLNNMRRRAEEMGGMLEVDSRPGAGTRVTLTVNVPGQAPILGKKGE
- a CDS encoding response regulator transcription factor, whose product is MAGSETIKVSIVDDDDGIRAGLVSLIRRASDMRLTGDYGLPEVALKELPLHPPDVVLMDINMPGKQGVECVRQLKSVVPRVQFLMLTVYEDSDSLFNSLKAGASGYLLKRTASRHLLDAIRDVHAGGSPLSPQLARRVVMFFNQAPAVDSEVAKLTAGEREFLDQLAKGYAYKEIADRMKISIDTVRSYVRTVYEKLHVHSRTEAVVKYLKG
- a CDS encoding GAF domain-containing protein, giving the protein MNGTPNPTHDRSAPAGSVDDSDLGDYCRLAVESAVDIAIITFDLRRRVTSWNPGAEKVFGYPANEIVGRPMDVLMTPENIARNVLERELERVQRDGRAEDDCWMVRNDGTRFFASGFMHAMRNDLGEIRGFLKILRDITHRRALQARETRMTALSALRADVGVALTQPRASASEIAQICAEAIMRHLPAAFARVWLLDAATQTLELHASAGMYTHLDGPHSRVRVGELKIGRIAKEGRPHLTNDVLHDPRISDPEWARREGLVAFAGYPLLVEGNVLGVLALFAREALPDDMLGTLAAVADIVAQSIQRKNVELALEAQNARLRRLAEFSGKLLLADDPDALVRDLFQQIANDLKLDAFFNFMVVEPNQTARLDVCGGVPDDIAARIQRIDFREAFCGGKPMQNEPIVVEHVQASDAPDIGLIKDLGIRAYVCHPLLIGSRVIGTLAFGSRQRDTFAPEDLEMIRSLAHYVSIAKERIRLDRAFQEQAQQVEEGAQRFRLIWENVKDAGIFTTDTEGRVTDWNPGAERVFGFSEGEIIGQSADVLLYTPEDQRNGVPQQERSTAIHRSRRALACPQGWQPLLRERRGSPGFERTR